The proteins below come from a single Eucalyptus grandis isolate ANBG69807.140 chromosome 3, ASM1654582v1, whole genome shotgun sequence genomic window:
- the LOC104436514 gene encoding probable caffeoyl-CoA O-methyltransferase At4g26220 codes for MEEKTKVFSSSNKGLLQSKELYQYILDTSVYPREPELLRELREVTATHPRAGMGTAPDSGQLMAILLKLLNAKRTIEIGVFTGYSLLLTALNIPEDGKIIAIDEDSAAYEMGLPIIKKAGVEHKIDFIESKALQALDKIVQKPDSEGSFDFAFVDADKVNYWNYHERLLKLVKVGGLAVYDNTLWGGSVAMPEDAVGHMLKEGRKLTIEFNNLLAKDARVQICHASIGDGMTICKRIS; via the exons atggaagagaaaacGAAAGTATTTTCCAGTTCCAACAAAGGGTTATTGCAAAGCAAGGAGTTGTATCAG TACATTTTGGACACAAGTGTGTACCCGCGTGAACCAGAACTGCTCAGGGAACTAAGAGAAGTCACCGCTACCCATCCGAg GGCCGGGATGGGCACTGCACCAGATTCAGGTCAGTTGATGGCAATTCTACTGAAACTTCTGAATGCTAAACGGACCATTGAAATCGGAGTCTTCACCGGGTACTCTCTTCTACTCACTGCCCTGAATATTCCCGAGGATGGCAAG ATAATAGCCATAGATGAGGATTCCGCGGCGTATGAAATGGGTTTACCCATTATCAAGAAAGCCGGCGTAGAGCACAAGATCGACTTCATTGAATCCAAGGCTCTCCAGGCTCTAGATAAAATAGTGCAAAAA CCTGATAGCGAAGGGAGTTTTGACTTCGCCTTCGTCGATGCCGACAAGGTCAACTATTGGAATTATCACGAAAGGTTGTTGAAACTGGTGAAAGTCGGTGGACTGGCCGTCTACGACAACACGCTGTGGGGAGGATCGGTCGCAATGCCTGAAGATGCAGTCGGACATATGCTAAAGGAGGGTCGGAAGTTGACAATCGAGTTCAACAACTTGCTGGCCAAGGATGCTCGCGTCCAAATTTGTCATGCTTCCATAGGCGATGGAATGACTATCTGCAAGCGAATTTCCTAA
- the LOC104436515 gene encoding deoxyhypusine synthase isoform X2 — translation MVDVVVTTAGGIEEDLIKCLAPTYKGDFSLPGALLRSKGLNRIGNLLVPNDNYCKFEDWIIPIFDQMLREQKEENVLWTPSRLIARLGKEINDERSYLYWAYKNNIPVFCPGLTDGSLGDMLYFHSFRSPGLIVDVVQDIRAMNGEAVHAGHRKTGMIILGGGMPKHHISNANMMRNGADFAIFINTAQEFDGSDSGACPDEAVSWGKIRGSAKTVKVHCDATIAFPILVAETFAARKELFQQD, via the exons ATG GTCGATGTAGTAGTGACAACAGCTGGTGGCATAGAGGAAGATCTTATAAAATGCCTGGCGCCTACATACAAAGGTGATTTTTCCCTTCCTGGAGCTCTCTTGCGCTCAAAAGGATTGAACCGCATTGGTAACCTGTTGGTTCCTAATGACAACTACTGTAAATTTGAGGACTGGATAATTCCTATATTTGATCAGATGCTGAGGGAGCAGAAAGAAGAG AATGTATTATGGACACCTTCTAGGTTGATTGCTCGCTTGGGGAAAGAGATTAATGATGAAAGGTCATACCTTTATTGGGCATACAAG AATAATATTCCGGTCTTCTGTCCTGGGTTAACGGATGGCTCACTGGGAGACATGTTATACTTCCACTCCTTCCGTAGTCCTGGTCTGATTGTTGACGTAGTCCAAG ATATTAGGGCCATGAATGGTGAAGCAGTCCATGCTGGCCATAGAAAAACTGGAATGATAATCCTGGGAGGAGGGATGCCTAAACATCACATAAGCAATGCTAATATGATGCGTAATGGGGCGGACTTTGCTATCTTCATCAATACAGCCCAGGAATTTGATGGAAGTGATTCTGGAGCTTGTCCAGATGAGGCTGTTTCTTGGGGGAAAATACGTGGGTCTGCCAAAACTGTTAAG GTACACTGTGATGCTACCATCGCTTTCCCTATACTGGTTGCCGAAACATTTGCTGCAAGGAAAGAATTATTTCAACAAGACTGA
- the LOC104436515 gene encoding deoxyhypusine synthase isoform X1 yields MGEGMKESLMASVHSTVFKESETLEGMCMKIEGYDFNGGVDYHRLLKSMVSTGFQASNLGDAIEVVNQMLDWRLSDEAITEDCGEEERDQAYRESVRCKVFLGFTSNLVSSGVRDTIRYLVQHHMVDVVVTTAGGIEEDLIKCLAPTYKGDFSLPGALLRSKGLNRIGNLLVPNDNYCKFEDWIIPIFDQMLREQKEENVLWTPSRLIARLGKEINDERSYLYWAYKNNIPVFCPGLTDGSLGDMLYFHSFRSPGLIVDVVQDIRAMNGEAVHAGHRKTGMIILGGGMPKHHISNANMMRNGADFAIFINTAQEFDGSDSGACPDEAVSWGKIRGSAKTVKVHCDATIAFPILVAETFAARKELFQQD; encoded by the exons ATGGGCGAGGGAATGAAAGAGAGCCTTATGGCATCTGTCCACTCCACCGTGTTCAAAGAGTCAGAAACACTTGAAGGGATGTGTATGAAGATTGAGGGGTATGACTTCAATGGAGGAGTCGATTATCATCGGCTTTTGAAGTCCATGGTGTCCACTGGGTTTCAAGCCTCTAACCTCGGGGACGCGATCGAAGTGGTTAATCAAATG CTAGACTGGAGGCTCTCTGATGAGGCTATAACTGAAGATTGTGGCGAGGAGGAAAGAGACCAAGCATATAGAGAGTCTGTAAGATGCAAGGTGTTCCTCGGTTTCACTTCCAACCTTGTCTCATCTGGAGTCAGAGATACAATTCGTTATCTTGTTCAGCATCACATG GTCGATGTAGTAGTGACAACAGCTGGTGGCATAGAGGAAGATCTTATAAAATGCCTGGCGCCTACATACAAAGGTGATTTTTCCCTTCCTGGAGCTCTCTTGCGCTCAAAAGGATTGAACCGCATTGGTAACCTGTTGGTTCCTAATGACAACTACTGTAAATTTGAGGACTGGATAATTCCTATATTTGATCAGATGCTGAGGGAGCAGAAAGAAGAG AATGTATTATGGACACCTTCTAGGTTGATTGCTCGCTTGGGGAAAGAGATTAATGATGAAAGGTCATACCTTTATTGGGCATACAAG AATAATATTCCGGTCTTCTGTCCTGGGTTAACGGATGGCTCACTGGGAGACATGTTATACTTCCACTCCTTCCGTAGTCCTGGTCTGATTGTTGACGTAGTCCAAG ATATTAGGGCCATGAATGGTGAAGCAGTCCATGCTGGCCATAGAAAAACTGGAATGATAATCCTGGGAGGAGGGATGCCTAAACATCACATAAGCAATGCTAATATGATGCGTAATGGGGCGGACTTTGCTATCTTCATCAATACAGCCCAGGAATTTGATGGAAGTGATTCTGGAGCTTGTCCAGATGAGGCTGTTTCTTGGGGGAAAATACGTGGGTCTGCCAAAACTGTTAAG GTACACTGTGATGCTACCATCGCTTTCCCTATACTGGTTGCCGAAACATTTGCTGCAAGGAAAGAATTATTTCAACAAGACTGA
- the LOC104436516 gene encoding probable caffeoyl-CoA O-methyltransferase At4g26220, with amino-acid sequence MEEKAKVYAISEKGLLQTKELYQYILDTSVFSRELQPLKELREVCAIHPRAWMSTAPDAGQFMAILLQLLNAKRTIEIGVFTGYSLLLTALNIPEDGKIVAIDVDRAAYEMGLPVIKKAGVEHKIDFIESEALQALDEIVQNPDAEGSFDFAFVDADKVNFWNYHERLMKLVKVGGVAIYDNTLWRGTVAMPEDAVRQKLKEGRKLTIEFNNLLAKDARVQICHASIGDGMTICRRIS; translated from the exons atggaagagaaagcGAAAGTATATGCAATTTCCGAAAAGGGGTTATTGCAAACTAAGGAGTTGTATCAG TACATTTTGGACACGAGCGTGTTTTCACGTGAATTACAGCCCCTTAAGGAGCTAAGAGAAGTCTGCGCCATCCatccaag GGCCTGGATGAGCACTGCACCAGATGCAGGTCAGTTCATGGCAATTCTTCTGCAACTTCTGAATGCTAAACGGACCATTGAAATTGGAGTCTTCACTGGGTACTCTCTCCTGCTCACTGCCCTGAATATTCCCGAGGATGGCAAG ATAGTAGCCATAGATGTGGATCGTGCAGCATATGAAATGGGTTTACCCGTTATCAAGAAAGCCGGCGTAGAGCACAAGATCGACTTCATTGAATCCGAGGCTCTCCAAGCTCTCGATGAAATAGTGCAAAAT CCCGATGCCGAGGGGAGCTTTGACTTCGCCTTTGTCGACGCAGACAAGGTCAACTTTTGGAATTATCACGAGAGATTGATGAAACTGGTGAAGGTAGGCGGAGTGGCCATATACGACAACACGCTGTGGAGAGGGACGGTCGCCATGCCTGAAGACGCCGTCCGACAGAAACTGAAGGAGGGTCGAAAGTTAACGATCGAGTTCAACAACCTGCTGGCCAAGGATGCTCGCGTCCAAATCTGCCATGCTTCCATCGGCGATGGAATGACAATCTGCAGGCGAATTTCCTGA
- the LOC104436518 gene encoding F-box/LRR-repeat protein At4g29420, translating to MEDLPHHLILDILGRLPDSADVARCRAASRTLNAAARGVTSVALLCSLARYLRSRSPDTRSLVVPFKSLVASAVLGWGAVESVAIGVDASFADSFEDMEDDESGDDMYLMEVGFLAGWLPRVCEGLRALSISDFWVQSCWRKSDVLALVSSCCRSLCELELKNAWLSVDGLNPLPSLTSLTLEFIRLDDENLSKLCTCFSLLQVLNLRGVGGLKEPKIHLPDLRSCQWTVSNVPISLAIYAPRLVKLRLKCIKPRSLILETPALSDFDLSIVQADDLQVKDLISLKSFKLDSPFLCDLITAFPSGKTVEKLTLNTEFNRDVKEMISLELLFKTFPNASSLTLGPGAWSRLWPSPGGWEDGAEMKSLQGIVACMVVSHIDVVQAFIASMMDKCTNLSDFTILVQQQHADSDLLSNLTKRCTADWPRLKWKFGVFKKATEAYGFTGGWDIVWQRQTFKGAR from the exons ATGGAGGATCTTCCCCACCACCTGATCCTCGACatcctcggccgcctccccgACTCCGCCGACGTCGCCCGCTGCCGGGCCGCCTCGCGGACCCTCAACGCCGCCGCCCGCGGCGTCACGTCCGTCGCCCtcctctgctccctcgcccGCTACCTCCGGTCCCGGTCGCCCGACACCAGGTCCCTCGTCGTCCCCTTCAAGTCACTGGTGGCGAGCGCCGTCCTCGGATGGGGGGCCGTCGAGTCCGTGGCGATCGGGGTCGATGCGTCGTTCGCCGACTCGTTCGAGGACATGGAGGACGACGAGTCCGGGGACGACATGTACCTGATGGAGGTGGGGTTCCTCGCGGGGTGGCTGCCGAGGGTCTGCGAGGGGCTGAGGGCGCTGTCGATATCGGACTTCTGGGTCCAGTCTTGCTGGAGGAAATCGGACGTTTTGGCCCTCGTTTCCTCCTGTT GTCGTAGTCTTTGTGAGCTGGAGCTGAAGAATGCTTGGCTGTCGGTGGATGGCTTGAATCCACTTCCCTCGCTCACCAGTTTGACACTCGAATTTATAAGACTCGATGATGAGAATCTGAGCAAGTTATGTACCTGTTTTTCTCTTCTGCAAGTTCTCAACTTACGCGGCGTTGGTGGACTTAAAGAACCGAAGATTCATCTTCCGGACCTCAGGTCCTGCCAATGGACTGTGTCAAATGTTCCGATTTCCCTGGCCATTTATGCTCCTAGGCTCGTCAAACTTAGGCTTAAGTGCATCAAACCCAGATCTCTCATCCTTGAAACTCCGGCATTATCTGATTTTGACCTCTCCATTGTGCAAGCAGATGATCTCCAAGTAAAGGACCTTATTAGTTTGAAAAGCTTTAAGCTTGACTCCCCATTTCTTTGCGATCTCATTACTGCCTTCCCATCTGGAAAAACAGTGGAGAAGCTTACTTTGAATACAGAATTCAATAGGGATGTCAAGGAAATGATTAGTCTTGAGTTGTTGTTTAAGACATTTCCTAATGCAAGCTCTCTCACACTTGGTCCTGGTGCTTGGTCAAGATTGTGGCCATCCCCAGGAGGCTGGGAAGATGGTGCCGAAATGAAGAGCCTGCAAGGAATTGTCGCGTGCATGGTGGTCTCTCATATTGATGTTGTACAAGCGTTTATTGCCTCTATGATGGATAAGTGCACCAACTTGTCAGATTTCACGATTCTCGTGCAGCAGCAGCATGCTGACTCCGACTTGCTGAGCAACTTGACAAAAAGGTGCACTGCTGATTGGCCAAGACTTAAATGGAAATTTGGAGTCTTTAAGAAAGCTACTGAAGCGTACGGATTTACCGGGGGCTGGGACATAGTGTGGCAAAGACAAACTTTTAAAGGGGCACGATAA
- the LOC104436519 gene encoding uncharacterized protein LOC104436519 encodes MLLTSLSPCASAQPRLSFAFADAPASVSPCPTVNFPFCARGNSRSMTHVAKASRGSRPGARNLQTEEEGGMIIDFDEAKGEETNGFSPSGGGFGGREEEDKKYDRDPEFAEILGSCLDDPQKAQSKMEERLRKKRNKILHTKTGSAEPMKVKFNKFDFSNSYIWFEFYNAPLPKDISLICDTIRSWHIVGRLGGCNSMNMQLSQSPLDKRPNYDAIQGANVTPTTFYNIGDLEIQDNLARIWVDIGTSEPLLLDALINALTQISFDYVGIKQVVFGGSEFESWKENLTSEEMGYSVHKI; translated from the exons ATGCTTCTTACTAGCCTGAGCCCCTGCGCCTCCGCTCAACCGCGGCTCAGCTTCGCGTTCGCCGACGCTCCCGCCTCTGTATCCCCATGTCCGACCGTTAATTTCCCGTTTTGCGCTCGGGGGAACTCGAGGTCGATGACCCATGTCGCTAAGGCGAGCAGAGGGTCGAGGCCTGGTGCCCGGAATTTGCAgacagaggaagaaggaggaatgATAATTGATTTCGATGAAGCGAAGGGCGAAGAGACGAATGGGTTCTCGCCGAGCGGTGGTGGGtttggagggagagaagaagaagataagaagTATGATCGAGACCCTGAGTTCGCCGAAATCCTTGGGAGTTGTCTTGACGATCCCCAGAAGGCTCAGTCTAAA ATGGAGGAGAGActgaggaagaaaaggaacaagATATTGCATACAAAGACTGGTTCAGCAGAACCGATGAAAGTGAAATTCAACAA atttgatttttcaaattcgTACATTTGGTTTGAATTCTACAATGCTCCATTGCCAAAAGATATCTCCTTAATCTGTGAT ACAATTCGATCATGGCACATTGTCGGACGTCTTGGTGGATGCAATTCCATGAATATGCAA CTATCACAATCTCCCCTGGATAAAAGACCGAACTATGATGCCATTCAAGGGGCCAATGTGACACCAACCACATTTTATAACATCGGGGACCTTGAGATTCAAGATAACTTGGCCCGTATATG GGTCGATATTGGCACGAGTGAACCATTGCTTCTCGATGCCTTGATAAATGCACTGACACAAATAAGCTTTGA TTATGTTGGGATCAAGCAAGTGGTGTTTGGTGGATCAGAATTCGAGAGTTGGAAGGAGAATCTGACTTCAGAGGAGATGGGTTATAGTGTGCACAAAATTTAG
- the LOC104436520 gene encoding LOW QUALITY PROTEIN: 60S ribosomal protein L31 (The sequence of the model RefSeq protein was modified relative to this genomic sequence to represent the inferred CDS: deleted 1 base in 1 codon), whose amino-acid sequence MVENSKGRKEEVVTREYTINLHKRLHGCTFKKKAPKAIKEIRKFAQKAMGTNDVRVDVKLNKHIWSRGIRSVPRRIRVRVARKRNEDEDAKEELYSLVTVAEIPPEGLKGLGTKIIEDDE is encoded by the exons ATGGTGGAGAACTCGAAAGGCAGGAAAGAGGAGGTGGTGACCAGGGAGTACACCATCAACCTCCACAAGCGTCTCCATGGATG CACATTCAAGAAGAAAGCTCCCAAGGCCATAAAAGAGATCCGGAAGTTTGCCCAGAAAGCCATGGGAACCAATGACGTGAGAGTTGATGTGAAGCTCAACAAGCACATATGGAGC AGGGGGATTCGAAGTGTGCCGAGGAGGATCAGGGTCCGTGTTGCCCGCAAGAGGAACGAGGACGAGGATGCCAAGGAGGAGCTTTACTCTCTAGTCACCGTTGCTGAGATCCCACCAGAAGGGCTAAAGGGATTGGGCACCAAGATCATTGAAGACGATGAATGA
- the LOC104436521 gene encoding uncharacterized protein LOC104436521 isoform X2, with amino-acid sequence MEKASRRRRRRQRRRRRLLPPHSGRSLSGRFSSHGHPRARGVGSIIRKESSGAESLLEGKLMTKPSYMSSICLDRSVFGAFLFCFAAFLVYSIYQQATYPWELQYHAYFMEEAPSWMIIFADWIAVLACSMAIVGLIQNTRQHRQWLWYSCFTSIIPAIFWLYYLSRIPRFHWDVLWLPFGPLGGAGICLYVDHVLHESSEEVRKLRGYMYTYKAS; translated from the exons ATGGAGAAAGCCtcgcggcggcgacggcgacggcaacgacgacgacgacggcttCTCCCTCCCCACTCGGGACGATCCCTCTCTGGACGATTCTCGTCCCATGGACATCCAAG AGCAAGAGGAGTTGGTTCGATCATTCGAAAAGAATCAAGCGGTGCAGAGTCTCTGTTGGAGGGTAAATTGATGACGAAACCGAGCTACATGTCTTCAATCTGTTTGGATCGT AGTGTATTTGGGgcatttctcttttgctttgctGCCTTCCTCGTCTATTCCATATACCAGCAGGCTACCTATCCATGGGAATTG CAATATCATGCTTACTTCATGGAGGAGGCTCCTTCTTGGATGATTATATTTGCAG ACTGGATTGCTGTTTTAGCTTGCTCTATGGCTATTGTTGGGCTTATTCAAAACACAAGACAACATAGACAGTGGCTTTGGTATTCGTGCTTCACCAGCATTATACCAGCGATTTTTTGGCTGTATTACTTGTCAAG AATTCCAAGATTTCACTGGGATGTTTTATGGCTCCCGTTTGGACCTCTTGG CGGAGCTGGCATCTGTCTATATGTGGATCACGTACTGCACGAATCATCAGAAGAAGTGAGAAAACTTAGAGGCTACATGTATACTTATAAAGCTAGCTGA
- the LOC104436521 gene encoding uncharacterized protein LOC104436521 isoform X1, with amino-acid sequence MEKASRRRRRRQRRRRRLLPPHSGRSLSGRFSSHGHPRARGVGSIIRKESSGAESLLEGKLMTKPSYMSSICLDRVTYISIFSVFGAFLFCFAAFLVYSIYQQATYPWELQYHAYFMEEAPSWMIIFADWIAVLACSMAIVGLIQNTRQHRQWLWYSCFTSIIPAIFWLYYLSRIPRFHWDVLWLPFGPLGGAGICLYVDHVLHESSEEVRKLRGYMYTYKAS; translated from the exons ATGGAGAAAGCCtcgcggcggcgacggcgacggcaacgacgacgacgacggcttCTCCCTCCCCACTCGGGACGATCCCTCTCTGGACGATTCTCGTCCCATGGACATCCAAG AGCAAGAGGAGTTGGTTCGATCATTCGAAAAGAATCAAGCGGTGCAGAGTCTCTGTTGGAGGGTAAATTGATGACGAAACCGAGCTACATGTCTTCAATCTGTTTGGATCGTGTAACCTATATTAGTATATTT AGTGTATTTGGGgcatttctcttttgctttgctGCCTTCCTCGTCTATTCCATATACCAGCAGGCTACCTATCCATGGGAATTG CAATATCATGCTTACTTCATGGAGGAGGCTCCTTCTTGGATGATTATATTTGCAG ACTGGATTGCTGTTTTAGCTTGCTCTATGGCTATTGTTGGGCTTATTCAAAACACAAGACAACATAGACAGTGGCTTTGGTATTCGTGCTTCACCAGCATTATACCAGCGATTTTTTGGCTGTATTACTTGTCAAG AATTCCAAGATTTCACTGGGATGTTTTATGGCTCCCGTTTGGACCTCTTGG CGGAGCTGGCATCTGTCTATATGTGGATCACGTACTGCACGAATCATCAGAAGAAGTGAGAAAACTTAGAGGCTACATGTATACTTATAAAGCTAGCTGA
- the LOC104436521 gene encoding uncharacterized protein LOC104436521 isoform X3, whose amino-acid sequence MAMKRLSKKWRKPRGGDGDGNDDDDGFSLPTRDDPSLDDSRPMDIQEQEELVRSFEKNQAVQSLCWRSVFGAFLFCFAAFLVYSIYQQATYPWELQYHAYFMEEAPSWMIIFADWIAVLACSMAIVGLIQNTRQHRQWLWYSCFTSIIPAIFWLYYLSRIPRFHWDVLWLPFGPLGGAGICLYVDHVLHESSEEVRKLRGYMYTYKAS is encoded by the exons ATGGCGATGAAGCGGCTATCGAAGAAATGGAGAAAGCCtcgcggcggcgacggcgacggcaacgacgacgacgacggcttCTCCCTCCCCACTCGGGACGATCCCTCTCTGGACGATTCTCGTCCCATGGACATCCAAG AGCAAGAGGAGTTGGTTCGATCATTCGAAAAGAATCAAGCGGTGCAGAGTCTCTGTTGGAGG AGTGTATTTGGGgcatttctcttttgctttgctGCCTTCCTCGTCTATTCCATATACCAGCAGGCTACCTATCCATGGGAATTG CAATATCATGCTTACTTCATGGAGGAGGCTCCTTCTTGGATGATTATATTTGCAG ACTGGATTGCTGTTTTAGCTTGCTCTATGGCTATTGTTGGGCTTATTCAAAACACAAGACAACATAGACAGTGGCTTTGGTATTCGTGCTTCACCAGCATTATACCAGCGATTTTTTGGCTGTATTACTTGTCAAG AATTCCAAGATTTCACTGGGATGTTTTATGGCTCCCGTTTGGACCTCTTGG CGGAGCTGGCATCTGTCTATATGTGGATCACGTACTGCACGAATCATCAGAAGAAGTGAGAAAACTTAGAGGCTACATGTATACTTATAAAGCTAGCTGA